A single region of the Leisingera thetidis genome encodes:
- a CDS encoding NADH-quinone oxidoreductase subunit E — protein sequence MLRRLHSEQPASFAFTPANQAWAEAQITKYPEGRQASAVIPLLWRAQEQEGWVTKPAIEAIADMLGMAYIRVLEVASFYFMFQLQPTGSVANVQICGTTSCMICGAEDLVAVCKEKIAAKPHTLSADGKFTWEEVECLGACTNAPMAQIGKDYYEDLTVESFTRLLDDLAAGKDVTPGPQNGRYAAEPKSGLTSLTDFDSGKTQYNASVQLAMDIKDGVKRIQGDEVPLLTPWVGKDGVVAGRAAADAPPKAPEAPKTAAKQAEEVAKAAPRKSAAAEPSSPEGAAAKPADSQPADSQPEEARPEILKEARGGLPDDLKLLKGVGPKLEAKLNELGFFHFEQIADWTEAEAAWVDARLQFRGRIERDGWIEQAKRLQVGDETEFARRAKEEHIYGDDE from the coding sequence ATGCTGCGCCGTCTGCATTCCGAACAACCCGCAAGCTTTGCCTTCACCCCGGCCAACCAAGCCTGGGCCGAGGCGCAGATCACCAAATACCCCGAAGGCCGCCAGGCCTCGGCGGTCATTCCGCTGTTGTGGCGCGCGCAGGAACAGGAAGGCTGGGTCACCAAGCCCGCGATCGAGGCGATCGCCGATATGCTCGGCATGGCCTATATCCGGGTGCTGGAAGTCGCCTCCTTCTATTTCATGTTCCAGCTGCAACCCACGGGGTCCGTTGCCAATGTGCAGATCTGCGGCACCACCTCCTGCATGATCTGCGGCGCCGAGGACCTGGTGGCAGTCTGCAAGGAAAAGATCGCTGCCAAGCCGCACACCTTGTCGGCGGACGGCAAGTTCACCTGGGAAGAGGTGGAGTGCCTGGGCGCCTGCACCAACGCCCCGATGGCGCAGATCGGCAAGGACTATTACGAGGACCTGACCGTCGAGAGCTTCACCAGGCTGCTGGACGATCTGGCGGCGGGCAAGGACGTCACGCCCGGCCCGCAGAACGGCCGCTACGCGGCGGAGCCGAAGTCGGGCCTCACCTCGCTGACCGACTTCGACAGCGGCAAGACCCAGTACAATGCCAGCGTGCAGCTGGCGATGGACATCAAGGATGGCGTCAAGCGCATCCAGGGCGATGAAGTGCCGCTGCTGACCCCGTGGGTCGGCAAGGACGGCGTGGTTGCGGGACGAGCGGCAGCTGACGCACCGCCGAAAGCTCCGGAAGCCCCCAAGACCGCTGCGAAACAGGCCGAAGAGGTGGCCAAGGCGGCACCCCGGAAATCAGCTGCGGCAGAGCCGTCCTCGCCGGAAGGCGCGGCGGCCAAGCCCGCGGACAGCCAGCCCGCGGACAGCCAGCCCGAGGAAGCCCGGCCGGAAATCCTGAAAGAGGCCCGCGGCGGCTTGCCGGACGATCTGAAGCTGCTGAAAGGCGTTGGGCCCAAGCTGGAGGCAAAGCTCAACGAACTGGGGTTCTTCCACTTCGAACAGATTGCCGACTGGACCGAAGCGGAGGCCGCCTGGGTGGATGCGCGGCTCCAGTTCAGGGGCCGGATCGAACGCGACGGCTGGATCGAACAGGCCAAGCGGCTGCAGGTGGGCGACGAGACCGAATTCGCCAGACGTGCAAAGGAAGAGCACATTTACGGTGACGACGAATAA
- a CDS encoding NADH-quinone oxidoreductase subunit D, whose product MDGSKLDPKYDDGSVDALSGEQKIRNFNINFGPQHPAAHGVLRLVLELDGEIVERCDPHIGLLHRGTEKLMESRTYLQNLPYFDRLDYVAPMNQEHAWCLAIEKLTGVEVPRRGQLIRVLYSEIGRVLNHLLNVTTQAMDVGALTPPLWGFEEREKLMIFYERACGARLHAAYFRPGGVHQDLPDDLLDDIDLWAMEFPKVLDDIDGLLTENRIFKQRNCDIGVVSEEEIQQYGFSGVMVRGSGLAWDLRRAQPYECYDEFDFQIPIGKNGDCYDRYLCRMEEMRQSTSIIRQAIAKLREATGDVMARGKLSPPKRGDMKTSMESLIHHFKLYTEGFHVPAGEVYAAVEAPKGEFGVYLVADGSNKPYRSKIRAPGFLHLQAMDHVAKGHQLADVAAIIGTMDVVFGEIDR is encoded by the coding sequence ATGGACGGCTCCAAACTTGACCCCAAGTATGACGACGGCAGCGTCGATGCGCTGAGCGGCGAGCAGAAGATCCGCAATTTCAACATCAACTTCGGCCCGCAGCACCCTGCGGCGCATGGGGTTTTGCGTCTCGTGCTCGAACTCGACGGCGAGATTGTCGAGCGCTGCGACCCGCATATCGGCCTGCTCCACCGCGGCACCGAAAAGCTGATGGAAAGCCGCACCTACCTGCAGAACCTGCCATACTTCGACCGCCTCGACTATGTGGCGCCGATGAACCAGGAACACGCCTGGTGCCTGGCGATTGAAAAACTGACCGGCGTCGAGGTGCCCCGCCGCGGCCAGCTGATCCGGGTTCTCTACTCCGAGATCGGCCGGGTTCTGAACCACCTCCTCAACGTCACCACGCAGGCGATGGACGTCGGCGCGCTGACCCCGCCGCTGTGGGGCTTTGAAGAGCGCGAAAAGCTGATGATCTTCTACGAGCGGGCCTGCGGCGCGCGTCTGCACGCGGCCTACTTCCGCCCCGGCGGCGTGCATCAGGACCTGCCGGACGATCTGCTCGATGATATCGACCTCTGGGCGATGGAATTCCCCAAGGTTCTGGACGACATCGACGGCCTCCTGACCGAAAACCGCATCTTCAAGCAGCGCAACTGCGACATCGGTGTGGTGAGTGAAGAGGAGATCCAGCAATACGGCTTCTCCGGTGTCATGGTGCGCGGCTCCGGCCTCGCCTGGGACCTGCGCCGGGCGCAGCCCTATGAATGCTATGACGAATTCGACTTCCAGATCCCGATCGGCAAGAACGGCGACTGCTACGACCGCTACCTCTGCCGGATGGAAGAGATGCGCCAGTCGACCTCGATCATCCGCCAGGCGATTGCCAAGCTGCGCGAAGCCACCGGCGACGTGATGGCCCGCGGCAAGCTGAGCCCGCCCAAGCGCGGCGACATGAAGACCTCGATGGAAAGCCTGATCCACCATTTCAAGCTGTACACCGAAGGTTTCCACGTGCCCGCAGGCGAGGTTTACGCCGCCGTCGAGGCGCCCAAGGGCGAATTCGGCGTCTATCTGGTGGCGGACGGGTCCAACAAGCCCTACCGCTCCAAGATCCGCGCGCCGGGCTTCCTGCACCTGCAGGCGATGGACCACGTTGCCAAGGGCCACCAGCTGGCCGATGTCGCCGCCATCATCGGCACCATGGACGTTGTGTTCGGGGAGATCGACCGTTGA
- a CDS encoding NADH-quinone oxidoreductase subunit C, whose translation MTEALKELGAQIEARRPDCVVAWDVSFDELNIDVTPSNIAGLAEFLKSDANCKFSTLVDITAVDYPDRSKRFDMVYHFLSMYRNQRIRLRAAVREDEMVPSIVNVHPSANWFEREVYDMFGILFSGHPDLRRLLTDYGFRGYPLRKDFPTTGYTEVRYDEAQKRVVYEPVKLVQEYRQFDFMSPWEGAEYILPGDEKEGAN comes from the coding sequence ATGACTGAAGCACTGAAAGAGCTTGGCGCCCAGATCGAAGCCAGACGCCCCGATTGCGTGGTGGCCTGGGATGTGTCCTTTGATGAGCTGAACATCGACGTCACACCCTCGAATATCGCCGGTCTGGCGGAGTTCCTGAAATCGGACGCCAACTGCAAGTTTTCAACCCTGGTGGACATCACTGCGGTGGACTACCCCGACCGGAGCAAGCGGTTCGACATGGTCTACCACTTCCTGTCGATGTACCGGAACCAGCGCATCCGCCTGCGCGCCGCGGTGCGCGAGGATGAGATGGTGCCCTCGATCGTGAACGTGCACCCATCGGCCAACTGGTTCGAGCGGGAAGTCTACGACATGTTCGGCATCCTGTTCTCCGGCCACCCGGACCTGCGCCGGCTGCTGACCGACTACGGCTTCCGCGGCTACCCGCTGCGCAAGGATTTCCCGACCACCGGCTATACCGAGGTGCGCTATGACGAGGCGCAGAAGCGCGTGGTCTACGAGCCGGTGAAGCTGGTGCAGGAATACCGCCAGTTCGATTTCATGTCCCCGTGGGAGGGTGCCGAATACATCCTGCCCGGTGACGAGAAGGAGGGGGCAAACTGA
- a CDS encoding hydroxymethylglutaryl-CoA lyase, which translates to MAERVEIFEVGPRDGLQNEKREIPVAEKVALTDCLSRAGFSRIEVASFVSPKWVPQMAGSGAVLAGITRAGGVRYAALTPNMRGFEDAVAAKADEIAVFASASEGFSKANINATIEESISRFLPVLAAAKDIGLPVRGYVSCVTDCPFDGPTPPQKAAEVAARLYDLGCYEISLGDTIGQGTPDTITAMLGAVSARVPAAKLAGHYHDTAGRALDNIEASLALGVRVFDAAVGGLGGCPYAPGAAGNVATEAVHERLTGLGYDTGLDAGVLEEAAQMARAMRGAA; encoded by the coding sequence ATGGCTGAGCGTGTCGAGATTTTCGAGGTCGGTCCGCGCGACGGTCTGCAGAACGAAAAACGCGAAATTCCCGTCGCAGAGAAGGTGGCGCTGACTGATTGCCTCAGCCGGGCCGGGTTCTCGCGGATCGAAGTGGCAAGCTTCGTGTCGCCCAAATGGGTGCCGCAGATGGCGGGGTCGGGTGCGGTGCTGGCGGGCATCACCCGCGCCGGCGGGGTCCGCTATGCCGCGCTGACCCCCAACATGCGCGGGTTCGAGGATGCGGTTGCGGCCAAGGCCGATGAGATCGCGGTCTTTGCCTCGGCCTCCGAGGGGTTCTCCAAGGCCAATATCAACGCCACGATCGAGGAGAGCATCAGCCGCTTCCTGCCGGTTCTGGCGGCCGCTAAGGACATCGGCCTGCCGGTGCGCGGCTATGTTTCCTGCGTGACGGACTGCCCGTTTGACGGCCCGACCCCGCCGCAGAAGGCGGCAGAGGTGGCGGCACGGCTGTATGACCTGGGCTGCTATGAGATCTCGCTGGGCGACACCATCGGGCAGGGCACGCCGGACACCATCACGGCAATGCTGGGGGCCGTATCCGCACGGGTCCCGGCGGCCAAGCTGGCAGGCCATTACCACGACACCGCGGGGCGGGCGCTGGACAATATCGAAGCCTCGCTGGCGCTGGGCGTGCGGGTGTTCGATGCCGCCGTGGGCGGCCTGGGAGGCTGTCCCTATGCGCCGGGGGCAGCCGGCAATGTGGCCACGGAAGCGGTGCATGAGCGTCTGACAGGGCTGGGCTACGATACCGGGCTGGACGCAGGCGTTCTGGAAGAGGCGGCGCAGATGGCGCGGGCCATGCGCGGCGCGGCCTGA
- a CDS encoding carboxyl transferase domain-containing protein, which yields MKLQSKAMPSSDGFKQNCAAHLNALAQISEAAEAARMGGGEKSRARHESRGKMLPRRRVANLLDPGSPFLEIGATAAHAMYDGAAPCAGVIAGIGRVHGQEVMVVCNDATVKGGTYYPMTVKKHLRAQEIAEENRLPCIYLVDSGGANLPNQDEVFPDRDHFGRIFYNQARMSAKGIPQIAVVMGSCTAGGAYVPAMSDVTIIVKEQGTIFLAGPPLVKAATGEVVSAEDLGGGDVHTRLSGVADYLAEDDAHALALARRAVQSLNITKPLTVNWASPEEPAYDPEEILGVVPGDLRTPYDIREVIARLVDGSRFDEFKPRFGETLVTGFAHLKGCPIGIIANNGVLFSEAAQKGAHFVELCSQRKIPLVFLQNITGFMVGRKYENEGIARHGAKMVTAVATTNVPKVTMLVGGSFGAGNYGMSGRAYSPRFLWTWPNSRISVMGGEQAAGVLATVKRDAIERQGGSWSTEDEAEFKRPTIDMFEEQSHPLYASARLWDDGIIDPRKSRDVLALSLSAALNAPIEETKFGVFRM from the coding sequence ATGAAACTCCAATCCAAGGCGATGCCCTCCTCGGACGGCTTCAAGCAGAATTGCGCGGCGCATTTGAACGCCCTCGCACAGATCAGCGAGGCGGCAGAGGCTGCGCGCATGGGCGGCGGCGAGAAATCCCGCGCCCGGCATGAAAGCCGCGGCAAGATGCTGCCGCGCCGCCGGGTGGCGAACCTGCTCGATCCCGGCTCTCCGTTTCTGGAAATCGGCGCCACCGCGGCGCACGCCATGTATGACGGCGCCGCGCCCTGTGCTGGCGTCATCGCGGGCATCGGCCGGGTGCACGGGCAGGAGGTCATGGTGGTCTGCAACGACGCCACCGTGAAGGGCGGCACCTATTACCCGATGACGGTCAAGAAACACCTGCGCGCACAGGAGATCGCCGAGGAAAACCGCCTTCCCTGCATCTACCTGGTCGACTCCGGCGGGGCGAACCTGCCGAACCAGGATGAGGTCTTCCCCGACCGCGACCATTTCGGGCGCATCTTCTACAACCAGGCCCGGATGTCGGCCAAGGGCATCCCGCAGATCGCCGTGGTCATGGGCTCCTGCACCGCGGGCGGCGCCTATGTGCCTGCGATGTCGGACGTGACGATTATCGTCAAGGAGCAGGGCACCATCTTTCTCGCAGGCCCGCCGCTGGTAAAGGCCGCGACGGGCGAGGTGGTCAGCGCCGAGGATCTGGGCGGCGGCGACGTGCACACGCGCCTCTCGGGCGTGGCCGACTATCTGGCCGAAGACGACGCCCACGCGCTGGCGCTGGCGCGGCGCGCGGTGCAGTCCCTGAACATTACCAAGCCATTGACGGTGAACTGGGCCAGCCCGGAAGAGCCCGCCTATGACCCAGAGGAGATCCTCGGCGTGGTGCCCGGTGATTTGCGCACGCCCTACGACATCCGCGAGGTGATCGCGCGGCTGGTCGATGGCTCCCGCTTTGACGAGTTCAAGCCGCGCTTCGGCGAAACCCTGGTGACCGGCTTTGCCCATCTCAAGGGCTGCCCGATCGGCATTATCGCCAACAATGGCGTGTTGTTTTCTGAGGCCGCCCAGAAAGGCGCGCATTTCGTCGAGCTGTGCTCGCAGCGCAAGATCCCGCTGGTGTTCCTGCAGAATATCACCGGCTTCATGGTGGGGCGGAAGTACGAAAACGAAGGCATCGCCCGCCACGGCGCCAAGATGGTGACCGCGGTGGCCACCACCAATGTGCCGAAAGTGACCATGCTGGTCGGCGGCTCCTTCGGGGCCGGCAACTACGGCATGTCGGGCCGCGCCTACAGCCCGCGCTTCCTGTGGACCTGGCCCAACTCCCGCATCTCGGTGATGGGCGGCGAGCAGGCGGCGGGCGTGCTGGCAACCGTCAAGCGCGACGCCATTGAACGCCAGGGCGGCAGCTGGAGCACGGAAGATGAAGCCGAGTTCAAACGCCCCACCATCGACATGTTCGAGGAGCAGAGCCACCCGCTCTATGCCTCCGCACGGCTCTGGGACGACGGCATCATCGACCCGCGGAAATCCCGCGACGTGCTGGCGCTCTCGCTCAGCGCCGCCCTCAACGCCCCGATCGAAGAGACGAAATTCGGCGTCTTCCGGATGTAG
- a CDS encoding NuoB/complex I 20 kDa subunit family protein, with the protein MAVMTGANTAGADKEAATRALNAELQDKGFLLTSAEDIINWARTGSLHWMTFGLACCAVEMMHTSMPRYDAERFGIAPRASPRQSDVMIVAGTLTNKMAPALRKVYDQMPEPRYVISMGSCANGGGYYHYSYSVVRGCDRVVPVDVYVPGCPPTAEALLYGLMQLQRKIRRTGTLVR; encoded by the coding sequence ATGGCAGTGATGACCGGAGCCAACACCGCCGGTGCGGACAAGGAAGCTGCCACCCGGGCCCTCAACGCCGAGCTGCAGGACAAGGGTTTCCTGCTCACCTCGGCCGAGGACATCATCAACTGGGCCCGCACCGGCAGCTTGCACTGGATGACATTCGGCCTGGCCTGCTGCGCGGTGGAGATGATGCACACCTCGATGCCGCGTTATGATGCTGAACGCTTCGGCATCGCGCCGCGCGCCTCGCCGCGCCAGTCGGACGTGATGATCGTCGCGGGCACCCTCACCAACAAGATGGCGCCGGCGCTGCGCAAGGTCTACGATCAGATGCCGGAGCCGCGCTATGTGATCTCGATGGGCTCCTGCGCCAATGGCGGCGGCTATTACCACTACAGCTATTCGGTGGTGCGCGGCTGCGACCGGGTTGTGCCGGTCGACGTCTATGTGCCGGGCTGCCCGCCGACCGCCGAGGCGCTGCTTTATGGCCTGATGCAGCTGCAGCGCAAGATCCGCCGCACCGGCACCCTGGTGCGCTAA
- a CDS encoding DUF5337 domain-containing protein, with the protein MSKEQDQAIAAKGRHIALVIAGTISLWVVLSLFIGPLLGLPGRFALLFDFAALAGMIYALVNIFQLWRMRRATEQENQR; encoded by the coding sequence ATGAGCAAGGAACAGGACCAGGCCATTGCAGCAAAGGGCCGGCACATCGCGCTTGTGATTGCCGGAACCATCTCGCTGTGGGTCGTGCTGTCGCTGTTCATCGGCCCCCTGCTGGGGCTGCCGGGGCGCTTCGCGCTGCTGTTCGACTTCGCCGCGCTGGCGGGCATGATCTATGCCCTGGTCAACATATTTCAACTCTGGCGCATGCGCCGGGCCACTGAACAAGAAAACCAAAGGTAG
- a CDS encoding NADH-quinone oxidoreductase subunit A, with product MEEMLREYLPILVFLAVAAGLGIVLILAAVVLAVRNPDPEKVSAYECGFNAFDDARMKFDVRFYLVSILFIIFDLEIAFLFPWAVGFKDISDTGFWSMMVFLGVLTIGFAYEWKKGALEWQ from the coding sequence TTGGAAGAGATGTTGAGGGAATACCTGCCGATCCTGGTCTTCCTGGCCGTAGCGGCGGGTTTGGGGATTGTCCTTATCCTGGCAGCCGTTGTGCTGGCGGTCCGCAACCCGGACCCGGAAAAGGTCAGTGCCTACGAATGCGGTTTCAACGCTTTCGACGATGCCCGTATGAAATTCGATGTCCGGTTCTATCTGGTGTCGATTCTCTTCATCATTTTTGACCTGGAAATCGCCTTCCTGTTTCCCTGGGCCGTCGGTTTCAAGGACATCAGCGACACAGGCTTCTGGTCGATGATGGTGTTCCTCGGCGTGCTGACCATCGGTTTCGCCTATGAGTGGAAGAAAGGGGCCTTGGAATGGCAGTGA
- a CDS encoding acetyl-CoA carboxylase biotin carboxylase subunit — translation MFDKILIANRGEIACRVMETARAMGVRTVAVYSDADAASKHVALADEAVHIGGPAPADSYLKGDEIIRVAQETGAQAIHPGYGFLSENPKFVEAVEAAGLTFIGPSAAAIRKMGLKDAAKALMEEAGVPVVPGYHGSNQDPEFLAAEAEKIGYPVLIKAVAGGGGKGMRLVEKAAEFADALKSAQGEATTAFGNPDVLIEKYIQQPRHIEVQVFGDGETAVHLFERDCSLQRRHQKVIEEAPAPGMTAEMREAMGQAGVRAAEAIGYKGAGTVEFIVDGSGGLRPDGFWFMEMNTRLQVEHPVTELITGIDLVEWQLRVASGESLPARQEDLSITGHAFEARLYAEDVPKGFLPATGTLTHLSFPAEARADSGVRAGDTISPWYDPMIAKVVVHGSTRKVALSRLARALEETQVGGTVTNLAFLGALAGHEGFANGDVDTGLIGRDLEALAAPPAVEPRHKAAAGMVALGLTDSAPDTGFTLWAPLHRAVTLSWQGEEFETDVQVDGPDRQLWTTGGETVLAERSQGQWRIGGRQMPAVSQSASRITVHDAYGLEFTVVDPLDRDAAAGGDMNVVEAPMPGLVKAVFAEAGQAVQAGDRLAILEAMKMEHSLLAARDGVVAEVLAAAGDQVEAGAALVRLEENDG, via the coding sequence ATGTTCGACAAGATCCTGATTGCCAACCGCGGCGAAATCGCCTGCCGCGTGATGGAAACCGCCCGCGCCATGGGGGTGCGGACCGTGGCAGTTTACTCCGACGCCGATGCCGCCTCCAAACATGTGGCCCTGGCGGACGAGGCCGTGCATATCGGCGGCCCGGCCCCTGCGGACAGCTACCTGAAGGGCGATGAGATCATCCGCGTTGCCCAGGAAACCGGCGCCCAGGCGATCCACCCGGGTTACGGCTTCCTGTCGGAAAACCCGAAATTCGTCGAGGCGGTCGAGGCCGCGGGCCTGACCTTTATCGGGCCGTCGGCGGCTGCGATCCGCAAGATGGGCCTGAAGGACGCCGCCAAGGCGCTGATGGAGGAGGCTGGCGTGCCGGTTGTCCCCGGCTACCACGGCTCCAACCAGGACCCGGAGTTCCTGGCCGCTGAGGCTGAGAAGATCGGCTACCCGGTGCTGATCAAGGCGGTGGCCGGCGGCGGCGGCAAGGGGATGCGGCTGGTCGAAAAGGCGGCCGAATTTGCCGATGCCCTGAAAAGCGCGCAGGGCGAGGCGACCACGGCCTTCGGCAACCCGGATGTGCTGATCGAGAAATACATCCAGCAGCCCCGCCACATCGAGGTGCAGGTTTTTGGCGACGGCGAAACCGCAGTGCATCTGTTCGAGCGCGATTGTTCCCTTCAGCGCCGCCACCAGAAGGTGATCGAGGAAGCCCCGGCGCCCGGCATGACCGCAGAGATGCGCGAGGCCATGGGGCAGGCCGGCGTGCGCGCGGCGGAGGCGATCGGTTACAAGGGCGCGGGTACCGTGGAGTTCATCGTCGATGGCTCCGGCGGGCTGCGCCCCGACGGCTTCTGGTTCATGGAGATGAACACCCGCCTGCAGGTGGAACACCCGGTGACCGAGCTGATCACCGGCATTGACCTGGTGGAGTGGCAGTTGCGGGTTGCCTCGGGCGAGAGCCTGCCCGCCAGGCAGGAGGACCTTAGCATCACCGGCCATGCGTTCGAGGCGCGGCTCTACGCGGAGGACGTGCCGAAGGGGTTTCTACCCGCAACCGGCACGCTGACGCATCTGTCCTTTCCGGCAGAGGCCCGTGCCGACAGCGGCGTGCGGGCGGGCGACACCATCAGCCCCTGGTATGACCCGATGATCGCCAAGGTGGTGGTGCATGGCTCCACCCGCAAGGTGGCGCTGTCGCGGCTGGCCCGCGCGCTGGAGGAAACCCAAGTCGGCGGCACCGTCACCAACCTGGCCTTCCTTGGCGCGCTGGCCGGGCATGAAGGCTTTGCCAATGGCGACGTGGACACCGGACTGATCGGCCGCGATCTGGAGGCGCTGGCGGCACCGCCCGCGGTGGAACCCCGCCACAAGGCTGCAGCAGGCATGGTGGCGCTGGGGCTGACAGACTCCGCGCCGGACACCGGTTTCACCCTCTGGGCGCCGCTGCACCGGGCGGTGACGCTCAGCTGGCAGGGCGAAGAGTTCGAGACCGATGTGCAGGTGGACGGGCCGGACCGGCAGCTTTGGACCACCGGCGGCGAAACGGTGCTGGCCGAGCGCAGCCAGGGCCAGTGGCGCATCGGCGGCCGCCAGATGCCCGCGGTTTCGCAATCCGCATCCCGGATTACCGTGCATGATGCCTACGGGCTGGAATTCACGGTGGTGGATCCTCTGGACCGGGACGCCGCCGCGGGCGGCGACATGAACGTGGTCGAGGCGCCGATGCCCGGTCTGGTCAAGGCGGTATTCGCCGAGGCCGGCCAGGCGGTGCAAGCGGGTGACCGGCTTGCCATCCTGGAAGCGATGAAGATGGAGCACTCGCTGCTGGCCGCCCGCGACGGGGTTGTGGCCGAAGTGCTGGCTGCGGCCGGCGATCAGGTCGAGGCCGGGGCGGCGCTGGTGCGGCTGGAGGAGAATGACGGCTGA
- a CDS encoding crotonase/enoyl-CoA hydratase family protein yields MFETITLDTDDRGVCTLTLNRPDKHNAMSGQMLQELTLAAKRLAADETVRAVVLTGAGKSFCAGGDLGWMRQQMDADAGTRGREARVLAEMLMALNTLPKPVIGALQGNAFGGGVGMASVCDVAIGADHLKMGLTETRLGLIPATIGPYVIARMGEARARRVFMSARLFGAEEAVELGLLARAVPADQLAEAVEAEISPYLNCAPGAVAAAKKLARDLGPTLDDAVIDHTIKALVERWEGEEAREGISAFFEKRKPGWQA; encoded by the coding sequence ATGTTTGAAACGATCACCCTGGACACCGATGACCGCGGCGTCTGCACCCTGACGCTGAACCGGCCGGACAAGCACAACGCCATGTCGGGCCAGATGCTGCAGGAGCTGACCCTGGCGGCCAAACGGCTGGCGGCGGATGAAACTGTCCGCGCGGTGGTGCTGACCGGCGCAGGCAAGAGCTTTTGCGCGGGCGGCGACCTGGGCTGGATGCGCCAGCAGATGGACGCCGATGCCGGAACCCGGGGGCGGGAAGCGCGGGTGCTGGCGGAAATGCTGATGGCGCTCAACACCCTGCCCAAGCCGGTGATCGGCGCGCTGCAGGGCAATGCCTTCGGCGGCGGCGTCGGCATGGCCTCGGTCTGCGACGTGGCCATCGGCGCGGATCACTTGAAGATGGGCCTGACCGAAACCAGGCTGGGACTGATTCCCGCCACCATCGGCCCCTATGTGATTGCCCGCATGGGCGAGGCCAGGGCGCGCCGGGTGTTCATGTCGGCGCGGCTGTTCGGGGCTGAGGAGGCGGTGGAGCTCGGGCTGCTGGCCAGGGCGGTCCCGGCGGATCAGCTGGCCGAGGCGGTTGAGGCGGAAATCTCCCCCTACCTCAACTGTGCGCCGGGCGCCGTGGCCGCGGCCAAGAAGCTGGCGCGCGACCTGGGGCCAACGCTGGATGACGCGGTGATCGACCATACAATCAAGGCGCTTGTGGAGCGCTGGGAGGGCGAGGAAGCCCGCGAAGGCATCAGCGCCTTCTTCGAGAAGCGCAAGCCCGGCTGGCAGGCCTGA